The window AGCGCGCCCGGCGCCGCCGCGGTGCACCCGGCGAGGTTGCCGTAGGCCACCGCGTCCATCGCGGCCTGCCCGCCGGCGGCGAGGTCGGACGTCCACGCCTGGCACTGCTCGGAGGTGGGGGGATCGACCCACCCCTGCGCGCGCAGCCCGGCAGCCGGCAGCAGGAGGATGGCGGCCGCGGCCGCCGCGGCGCGTGAGAAGAACGTTCCGGGAGTGCTCACGGGTCGCTCCGGTTGTGGTCCAGTTTGCACCCCAGCGAGGCGATCAGGAGGGGCGTGTCCGTCTTGTCGAACGCTTCCTGCAGCGGGTCGAGCTGCTTCCTCAGCATTCGTCCCAGCCTGTCGTACGCGTCCTGCAGCACCAGGTCGGGGTTGGTGGTCTGCGCGTAGGTCTGTTCCAGTTCCTGCTCCACGTTGCTCCCCTGGAAGAACCGCTGCGCGACGCCCCAGTGCGAGTCGGGCGCCTGCGTGGCGCCCTCGTGGCGGCGCACCTGGGCTTCCAGCGTCGTGAACATCGCCTGCGTGCAGGTGCCGCTTCCCCGCCCGTTCTGGTCCGCGTGCCATACCTGCGACGGGTCGCTCGGGCGCTCCGGGTGGTCGAAGATCGCCGGGTGCAGGTAGATGCTGAAGTCGATCACGGGCCACGGGTCCAGCATGTACATCAGGCCCGTGTTCGGGCCAGCGGTGGGCCGCGACAGGCGCACCGCCGCGATCTTCGCCGGATCCATCTCCGGCAGCGCGTTCCCCAGCTCGCCGCGCCCGTCGGAGGGCGGATAGGGCTGCATCCCGCCGCGCATCCCCTCGGTGACCGTGGGCGTTCCCACCGTCAGCTTGGGCCAGTCGCGCGGCTTGGCCGTGAAGTCCGCCGCGAAGGTCTTCTGCTCGCCCTCCAGCGAAACCCGCATCTCCACGTGCGTGCTGGCCACGGCGTTGCCTTCCCACACCCAGTCGGCTCCGGCGGCGCGGCTGGCGTTGGGAGTCTCGGCCACTGTGAAGCCCTTTCCCGTGGCGCGCTGGGCCAGCACCGTGTACGACCGCCTGGTTGAGTGGAATACGCAGCGCACGGGGGTGCCGCGCTCGACCGCCGCGGAGCCGTCCGCGCCCTTGCACACCAGCGACTCGTCCGGCTGCGTCGCCATCTCGGTGACCGTGATCACCTGCGAGCTGGTGAGCAGGTAGTGCCCGATCCACGGGCCGCCGTAGCAGGTGCTGACGCCGGTGATGATGTCGCGTCGCACCCATACGGCCGTTCCCGCGGGCAGGTCCACCTGCGACTCGATGCTGGTCGCGTCCAGCTTCGTCCACGGGAACTCGGGGGTGCCCACTCCCCTGGAGGTTCGCACTCGCAGCGTGTTGCCCCCCGGGTACACGCCCGCCGGGCCCCAGTCGCCCAGAACGGTGAGGTTCGCGACCGCGTCGGGGCACATTTCCTTGAGCTGCGGGTTGAGCGTCACGCTCACCACGCCGGTGATCAGCAGCCGGTACTTCCCGGCGTGGGGGGTCACGATCCCCGTGTTGGTCCAGTCCAGGTCGTCGTCGTTGCTGGTGGGTTCGATGGGGATGTTCCAGGTGCCTACGACGGTTTCGCCGCTCGCGGCGGCGCGGAAGGGCGCGGGCGAGGGGGCCACGGCGGTGGTCGCGTCGGCGCAGGCGGCCGCCGCGAGCAGGGCGGCCAGCGCCGCCAGCCGGCGCGCGCCGGAAAACGGCGCGCGCGTGGGTGTGCCGCCCGGTGGCGGCGTTCGCGATGCGTGCATGGAGCAGTGGGTCGGGGGAAGAGAAGAGTGGTCCGCCGATGCGCGGGACAGCCGCGCGGGAGGCGCGGACTTCGGGATGGCCTGGATCGGGGAATTCCGCTCGGTCCGGAGTTTGGGACGGACCGTAGCGCCACGGCCCGTGCGAAGGACGGACACGGAACGGTTCGGGATCGAACGAGCAGAGCCGGGTGATGCCTCACACTACCCGGAGCCGCCACCGCCCGCAAGTATAGTGATTCTAATGTCTCGATAGGGATGTAACGCCGTAGATGCCGATCCACCGTTCTCCAAGTCGGAAGAACGGTCGGCGGGGGATCGAACTCCCGCGCGATTCCCCAAACGCCGCTGCGCGTCCGCCACGCGCGCCAGGATGCTGCCCGGCGCGGCGAAACGGCGCAGGCGCGCGTAGGGGATGGTTACGCGCTCGCCGCACACCGCGACGGCGTGCGCGAACACGATCTCCGCCGTGAGCCCCTGCGGCGACAGGCTGTAGACCTCCACCTGGTCCGGAAGTTCCTCGGCCGGGATGATGCCGTCGCACTGGTTGCGCTCGTTCGGATTGTCGGGCGCTGGGCGGCGGGCGCGCGCGACCTGCCGCGGGAAGATCGTGCGCACGATCTCCATCCCGTCGCGGCCGTAGTTCGCGAACAGCGCGTGGAAGGGCACCTCCCTCCCCGTCCGCAGGTCGTACGTGGCGGAGAGGTTCGCGTCGTCGGTCGGATACGGGCCGCCGCAGAACCACGACGCGAGGATGAAGACGCTGAACACGTCGTCCGCGGCGTAGGTCACCCGCGAGCGCACCTCGTAAGGCTGCGCGCGGCGGCCGCGCACCGGGTCGCACCGCAGGCCGGCCGCGAGCGTGTCGAGCCGCGTGTTCACCGCGCGCGCCTGCCGCGTCGCCAGAGTGATGCGCGGCAGCACCGCCCCGCTCACCGGGCTGCGCACCATCCGGTACGGAATCGCCCGCGGCGCGGCGGCCGGCGCGCGGGTCTGCGCCGCCGCGTCCGTGAGCGGAAGCGTCGCGAGCACCAGCGCCGTGGAGACGCGCATCAGGTGGCGAGAAACCAGAGTCATCGGGATGACGGGGAGATGAGGTCGGCGGTCAGCACGGCGGCCGCAGCCACCCCGCGAAGTATTCGCGCACGACCTGCGCATGCAGGGGGAACGCCATCTCCTCCGATGGCCCGCCGAGCACGACCCGCTCCGACGTCTCGGGCGACGGCGTGAACGGCGGCAGCGCGTCCGCGCACAGCGGCGGCGCCAGGCCGAACACCAGCAGCGTGCCGTCCGGCGCGGAGAGTACGCGCACCTCGCGGATCCCCGCCGGGTCGATGCCGATGCCCGTCTCCTCGCGCAGCTCGCGCGCGGCCGCCGCCTGCCAGCTCTCGCCGACGTCCACGTAGCCGCCGGGGAGCGCGAGCCGGCCGACCGGCGGAATCGCGCGGCGGATGGCGAGCAGTCCCCCCTCCACCGGCTGCAGCAGCACGGCGACGGGAGCCGGGTTCAGATACGCAACGCTGCCGCACGACGCGCAGCGCCGCGGCCACGGAGCATCGTCCGCGAACCGGGCCCCGCAATACGAGCAGTGGCTGTTCTGCACCATCTTCCATCCCCCGCTTCTCAGCGCCAGCGCGCCCCGCTCGAACACGCCAGTCCCCCTCGCCGGCGGCTGAAGCCGCAGCAACATCCACGGGAAGCCTCGCAAACTGCGCGAGGCTGTTCGGCTCGGAAACCGGTTCCGGCGCTCACGACCGATCTCTCATCCTCCTGGACGCGCGCACTCCGGGGACGACTCAGCCCGGAACGCACTCACCGTGCGGATTCGGGATCAGTACGTCGGCGCGGCGACCGGGATCGCCAGCGCGGGCGGGGCGAGCACCACCGCCACCGGGCGCGGCGCGGCGAAGCGGCGGCGCATCCAGGCCGAGACCGGCGTCACGAACCGCTCCGTCGCCGCCACCGCGAGCACCAGCATCCCCGCGAGATACGCCGCGTACACCGCCGCGCTCGCGGCCGTCGTGGCACCGGGATACCACCCCATCGCCTCGATCCACGCGATCACCGGCAGGTGCAGGAGGAAGATGGCGATCCCCGCGTGCCCCAGCCGCTGCAGCCACGGCCGCGAGAGCACCCGCCCCAGCGCGCCGCCTCCGCTGGCCAGCCCGACCAGCAGCAGCGCGAACACCGGCGCCAGCAGCCCGTTGTGCATCACCGGGCGCGGCACCAGGCCGATCACCGCCAGCACCGCCGCCCACATCCCCAGCGCCCCCGCGGTCGCCCGGGTGGAAGCACGCGCCGACAGCGCGGGGCGCGACAGGAACCACTTCGCCAGCAGCATCCCGAACAGGAACTCGGGAAGGCGCATCAGCGGGAAGCTGAAGAGGAAGCGCGACGCCGCCCCGCTCGCGTGCGGCCACGCCACGCACGGCGCCACGGAGACCGCCCACACCGCCGCCATCGCCCACGGCAGCGCCCGCGCGGGGATGCGGCGGAGGCGCTCCAGCAGCCAGGGGAAGGCACCGTACGCCAGCACCAGCAGCGACACCGTCCACGCGGGCGTGTTCAGCACGTGGGCCAGGTTCGGGAGCCACGCCTGCTGCCCGGTGAGCCCCGCGGCCAGCGGCACCCACGTCTCGCCCCAGTCGTGCGACCGCAGCCAGAGCGGCAGCACGACCAGCTGCGACACGATCATCAGCGGGTAGATGCGCGAGAAGCGCGCGGTCCAGAACTCCCGCCGCGAGACGGTCATCGACCCGTCCGGGCCGCTGTAGACCCACACCAGGATGAAGCCCGAAAGCACCAGCAGCAGCGTGGCGCTGGTGTACCCCGCGCCGATGGCGGCGCGCAGCGGCGCCGGGAGCAGCCGTGCGCGGAGCGAGTGCTCCAGCATCACGTGCGCGGCGGCCACGAACCGCAGCCCGTTCACGGCGGAAAGCACCGGCCGTCGGGCGGCCGGAGGCGAGAACTGCATGGAGGGAGAGCGGGTGCGGCGGGAGAGGGGGCCAGAGCCGGAAGGCGCGTGGAAATTACACCCGAATGGACGCCCGGCGCCAGCTTTTCGTCACATTGTACAATTTACGCCACGATCTCACGCCGCCGAGGCCGCGGCGCGCGGTTCGCCGGCGATGTCCGCGCGAAAGAACGGCCACGCGTCGCGCAGGTACAGCGCGAACGGGATCCACCAGACGAAGTCGTTGGTCAGGCAGAGGACGAAGGTCGCCGGCGGCCACTGGCCGGTGGCGATCAGGCGCGCGAGCCCGATGGGCCCCAGCACCTTCCCCAGCAGCCCCA is drawn from Longimicrobium sp. and contains these coding sequences:
- a CDS encoding NUDIX domain-containing protein, with product MLLRLQPPARGTGVFERGALALRSGGWKMVQNSHCSYCGARFADDAPWPRRCASCGSVAYLNPAPVAVLLQPVEGGLLAIRRAIPPVGRLALPGGYVDVGESWQAAAARELREETGIGIDPAGIREVRVLSAPDGTLLVFGLAPPLCADALPPFTPSPETSERVVLGGPSEEMAFPLHAQVVREYFAGWLRPPC
- a CDS encoding acyltransferase, which produces MLSAVNGLRFVAAAHVMLEHSLRARLLPAPLRAAIGAGYTSATLLLVLSGFILVWVYSGPDGSMTVSRREFWTARFSRIYPLMIVSQLVVLPLWLRSHDWGETWVPLAAGLTGQQAWLPNLAHVLNTPAWTVSLLVLAYGAFPWLLERLRRIPARALPWAMAAVWAVSVAPCVAWPHASGAASRFLFSFPLMRLPEFLFGMLLAKWFLSRPALSARASTRATAGALGMWAAVLAVIGLVPRPVMHNGLLAPVFALLLVGLASGGGALGRVLSRPWLQRLGHAGIAIFLLHLPVIAWIEAMGWYPGATTAASAAVYAAYLAGMLVLAVAATERFVTPVSAWMRRRFAAPRPVAVVLAPPALAIPVAAPTY